A genomic stretch from Bacteroidota bacterium includes:
- the tsf gene encoding translation elongation factor Ts, protein MSIKAADVKRLRDATGVGMMDCKKALVEADGDFEKAVEILRKKGQKVAAKRADRDATEGVIATALADDRTTGVIVEVNSETDFVARNEEFVAFADRIAVLALAERPADLAALRALDLDGQTVEAAQTEMTGKIGEKIEVSRYALMSADNGEVVAYVHPGAKLGVLVQMTGSNGVQDTGRDVAMQVAAMNPIAATRDDVPEEVKQKELEIGRELAINEGKPEQIVDRIATGKLERYFKDNVLVEQPFVKDSSMTVKDMLKKSEAGVIGYVRFALGA, encoded by the coding sequence ATGAGCATCAAAGCTGCTGACGTAAAACGACTCCGCGACGCCACCGGCGTTGGCATGATGGACTGCAAGAAGGCCCTCGTGGAGGCCGACGGCGACTTCGAGAAGGCCGTGGAGATTCTCCGCAAGAAGGGCCAGAAGGTCGCCGCCAAGCGCGCCGACCGCGACGCCACCGAGGGCGTCATCGCCACGGCCCTCGCCGACGACCGCACCACCGGCGTGATCGTGGAGGTCAACTCCGAGACCGACTTCGTGGCCCGCAACGAGGAGTTCGTCGCGTTTGCCGACCGCATCGCGGTGCTGGCCCTCGCCGAGCGTCCCGCTGACCTCGCCGCCCTCCGCGCGCTCGACCTCGACGGCCAGACCGTGGAGGCCGCGCAGACCGAGATGACCGGCAAGATCGGCGAGAAGATCGAGGTCAGCCGCTACGCGCTGATGAGCGCCGACAACGGCGAAGTCGTCGCCTACGTCCACCCCGGCGCCAAGCTCGGCGTGCTCGTGCAGATGACCGGCTCGAACGGCGTGCAGGACACCGGCCGCGACGTCGCGATGCAGGTCGCCGCGATGAACCCGATCGCTGCCACCCGCGACGACGTGCCCGAGGAGGTCAAGCAGAAGGAGCTCGAGATCGGCCGCGAGCTGGCGATCAACGAAGGCAAGCCCGAGCAGATCGTCGACCGCATCGCGACGGGCAAGCTGGAACGCTACTTCAAGGACAACGTGCTCGTCGAGCAGCCCTTCGTCAAGGACTCGTCCATGACCGTCAAGGACATGCTCAAGAAGAGCGAGGCCGGTGTGATCGGCTACGTCCGCTTCGCGCTCGGCGCGTAA
- the rpsB gene encoding 30S ribosomal protein S2: MARVSLEDLLRAGSHFGHLTSRWNPKMKSYIFMERNGIHIIDLKQTQAMLDEAANAAARFAGRGKDILFVGTKKQAQEIIKTEAERCGMPFVADRWLGGMMTNFQTMRKSIRRMETLQRQEQDGTFQQLKKKERLMRRRETEKLDRVLGGIAQMGRLPGAIFIVDIRREHIAVDEARKLGIPVIAMVDTNVDPDLVDFPVPANDDAMKSIQLATRTIADAVMEGRKASELKRAEESAEAQKRAQDAAEQEEATADA; the protein is encoded by the coding sequence ATGGCACGAGTATCCCTCGAAGACCTGCTGCGCGCAGGCTCCCACTTTGGTCACCTGACCAGCCGGTGGAATCCGAAGATGAAGTCCTACATCTTCATGGAGCGCAACGGCATTCACATCATCGACCTCAAGCAGACGCAGGCGATGCTGGACGAGGCTGCCAACGCGGCCGCCCGCTTCGCCGGGCGCGGCAAAGACATCCTCTTCGTCGGCACCAAGAAGCAGGCGCAGGAGATCATCAAGACCGAGGCGGAGCGCTGCGGCATGCCCTTCGTGGCGGATCGCTGGCTCGGCGGCATGATGACCAACTTCCAGACGATGCGAAAGTCGATCCGCCGGATGGAGACGCTTCAGCGCCAGGAGCAGGACGGCACCTTCCAGCAGCTCAAGAAGAAGGAGCGGCTCATGCGCCGCCGCGAGACCGAGAAGCTCGACCGTGTGCTCGGTGGCATCGCCCAGATGGGCCGCCTGCCCGGCGCCATCTTCATCGTCGACATCCGCCGCGAGCACATCGCCGTGGATGAGGCCCGCAAGCTCGGCATCCCCGTCATCGCGATGGTGGACACGAACGTCGATCCTGACCTCGTGGACTTCCCGGTCCCGGCCAACGACGATGCGATGAAGTCCATCCAGCTCGCCACGCGCACCATCGCGGACGCCGTGATGGAAGGCCGCAAGGCGAGCGAGCTGAAGCGGGCCGAGGAGTCCGCCGAAGCCCAGAAGCGCGCCCAAGACGCCGCTGAGCAGGAGGAAGCCACCGCCGACGCCTAG
- a CDS encoding PA domain-containing protein — translation MKSIRYILLAMLLVPGAALAQVVGETNAILTIAGNEYAVAATQNYGVQFENGATFGPNLLVQSVGPAGDGTTIDGCQPFDNAADIAGNIALISRGACAFVTKAENAAAAGAVAYIVYMDEREGQEGETLVNMGGDCDESVCSVPGVFLSRRDYKSILPDVKFEEEASIAVEFPDEPSVGEVALTTWNVPVYDDGFFGATAAFSQTSAGELPLTFGAFNPLFVGTALVGIDGNVVGSPYGGTPEYIRNGTVLTGTVSEGRDPAAQASFANADAGVTVTNLTFGTPEGADGPLSTHIIMQLSVASTTGADIENAYFGIFADWDIVDDGDDASTNDSGGWNGLYNLAYVFDADMAQYYGVMAVVDETAFPGSTLGGYTTDSGGADEDMFTALTSPVAPAEGEAERAVVVGQGPYTLPASGDPVTQVFALVAGTSEESLLANAQGVCDRYGIMTCGMVAEEQETLVGTYRLESAFPNPFAATTQIGFTIPQTEEVSIAVYDMLGREVATLAKAAYPAGSHQVTFDAANLPSGVYVYRMTAGETTLTERVTIVR, via the coding sequence ATGAAGTCTATTCGCTACATTCTGCTGGCTATGCTGCTCGTCCCGGGCGCTGCGCTGGCGCAGGTGGTCGGCGAGACCAACGCGATCCTCACGATCGCGGGCAACGAGTATGCCGTCGCTGCAACCCAGAACTACGGCGTCCAGTTCGAGAACGGCGCCACCTTCGGCCCCAACCTCCTCGTCCAGTCCGTCGGCCCTGCCGGAGACGGCACGACTATCGACGGCTGCCAGCCCTTCGACAACGCTGCCGACATCGCCGGCAACATCGCCCTCATCAGCCGTGGTGCCTGCGCCTTCGTGACGAAGGCCGAGAACGCCGCCGCTGCTGGTGCCGTTGCCTACATCGTCTACATGGACGAGCGCGAAGGCCAGGAGGGCGAGACCCTCGTCAACATGGGCGGCGACTGCGACGAGAGCGTCTGCTCGGTCCCGGGCGTGTTCCTGTCGCGCCGCGACTACAAGTCGATCCTGCCGGACGTGAAGTTCGAGGAGGAAGCCTCGATCGCGGTCGAGTTCCCGGACGAGCCCAGCGTGGGTGAAGTGGCCCTTACCACCTGGAACGTGCCGGTCTACGACGACGGCTTCTTCGGCGCCACGGCGGCGTTCAGCCAGACGTCGGCGGGCGAGCTCCCGCTCACGTTCGGCGCCTTCAACCCGCTGTTTGTCGGCACGGCCCTCGTGGGTATCGACGGCAACGTGGTCGGCAGCCCGTACGGTGGTACGCCGGAGTACATCCGCAACGGCACGGTGCTCACGGGTACGGTCAGCGAAGGTCGCGACCCGGCGGCGCAGGCATCGTTCGCGAACGCGGACGCAGGCGTCACCGTGACCAACCTCACCTTTGGTACGCCTGAAGGTGCTGATGGCCCCCTCTCCACGCACATCATCATGCAGCTCTCCGTGGCCAGCACGACCGGCGCTGACATCGAGAATGCCTACTTCGGCATCTTCGCCGACTGGGATATCGTGGACGACGGTGACGACGCCTCCACCAACGACTCCGGTGGTTGGAACGGGCTCTACAACCTCGCCTACGTCTTCGACGCCGACATGGCGCAGTACTACGGCGTGATGGCCGTCGTTGACGAGACCGCCTTCCCGGGCTCGACCCTCGGTGGCTACACCACCGATTCGGGTGGCGCGGACGAGGACATGTTCACGGCGCTGACAAGCCCGGTCGCTCCCGCCGAGGGTGAGGCGGAGCGTGCTGTGGTCGTGGGCCAGGGGCCGTACACGCTCCCGGCCAGCGGTGACCCCGTCACGCAGGTCTTCGCTCTCGTGGCGGGCACCAGCGAGGAGAGCCTGTTGGCCAACGCGCAGGGCGTTTGTGACCGCTACGGCATCATGACCTGCGGCATGGTCGCGGAGGAGCAGGAGACGCTCGTGGGCACCTACCGCCTCGAGTCGGCCTTCCCGAACCCGTTCGCAGCCACGACGCAGATCGGCTTCACGATCCCGCAGACCGAGGAAGTCAGCATCGCTGTCTACGACATGCTCGGCCGTGAGGTCGCTACGCTGGCCAAGGCCGCCTACCCGGCCGGCAGCCACCAGGTCACCTTCGATGCCGCCAACCTCCCGAGCGGCGTCTACGTCTACCGCATGACCGCGGGCGAGACGACCCTGACCGAGCGCGTGACCATCGTGCGCTAA
- a CDS encoding DNA-directed RNA polymerase subunit omega has protein sequence MSLKTLDTTELATKTGNLYESVVVLAKRARQIDARVKQELDAKLAYYDDLSLDAVDELRSNEDQARISVEYEKKAKASLLAADEMLDEEIYFRNPNIEE, from the coding sequence ATGTCGCTCAAGACCCTCGACACGACCGAACTCGCCACCAAGACAGGCAATCTCTACGAGTCCGTGGTCGTCCTCGCCAAGCGCGCCCGCCAGATCGACGCCCGCGTGAAGCAGGAGCTCGACGCCAAGCTCGCCTACTACGACGATCTCAGCCTCGACGCCGTGGACGAACTCCGCAGCAACGAGGACCAGGCACGTATCTCCGTCGAGTACGAGAAGAAGGCAAAGGCCAGCCTCCTCGCCGCTGACGAGATGCTCGACGAGGAGATCTACTTCCGCAACCCGAACATCGAGGAGTAG
- the gmk gene encoding guanylate kinase, with the protein MKLIVLTAPSGSGKTTIARRVLAAYPQLSFSVSATTRPPRPGEIDGVDYVFLTEHAFRARIKTGAFLEHEEVYPGRFYGTLRAEVERRASEGGVLLDIDVKGALNVKRLYDAQALTLFVRPPSLQVLAERLSRRATETPETLRVRLERAELELGYADSFDHIVINDDLDAAVTETLGLVGTFLGG; encoded by the coding sequence ATGAAGCTGATCGTCCTCACGGCCCCGAGCGGCTCGGGCAAGACCACCATCGCCCGCCGGGTGCTGGCGGCCTACCCGCAGCTCTCGTTCTCGGTCTCCGCCACTACGCGCCCCCCGCGCCCCGGCGAAATCGACGGCGTGGACTACGTCTTCCTCACCGAGCACGCGTTCCGGGCTCGCATCAAGACCGGCGCCTTCCTCGAACACGAGGAGGTCTACCCGGGGCGCTTCTACGGCACGCTGCGCGCCGAGGTCGAGCGTCGGGCATCGGAGGGCGGCGTGCTGCTCGACATCGACGTCAAGGGGGCGCTCAACGTGAAGCGGCTCTACGACGCGCAGGCACTCACGCTCTTCGTACGCCCGCCGTCGCTGCAGGTGCTCGCCGAGCGCCTCAGCCGCCGCGCCACGGAGACACCCGAAACGCTCCGCGTCCGCCTCGAACGCGCCGAGCTCGAACTTGGCTACGCCGATAGCTTCGACCACATCGTCATCAACGACGACCTCGACGCTGCCGTCACGGAAACCCTCGGCCTGGTAGGCACGTTTCTGGGCGGCTGA
- a CDS encoding YicC/YloC family endoribonuclease — MTGFGRGTARVEQTEVTVELRSVNGRFCEVTVRGPRALGAYEDQIRNGLRDRLQRGKVTASITLQQATTEAPLKVNVAAAQGYAALLRDLHQATGLDAPITLDQLLRFNDVLVPDESDAADETAWAATQQALEDAAAALEAMRRREGEALRVDLAARADVIEAELQAVEVRAPQRVGEHQATLRTRLAELLADDRLNPDRLETEIAILADKLDVTEECVRLHSHLAGFRAALASDEAVGRRLNFLAQEFNREINTIASKANDAEMAARAVTMKEELEKIREQVQNVV, encoded by the coding sequence ATGACCGGCTTCGGCCGCGGCACCGCCCGCGTCGAGCAGACCGAAGTGACCGTCGAACTACGCTCCGTGAACGGGCGCTTCTGCGAAGTGACGGTGCGCGGCCCGCGGGCGCTCGGGGCCTACGAGGACCAGATCCGCAACGGCCTCCGCGACCGTCTCCAGCGCGGCAAGGTCACCGCCTCGATCACGCTCCAGCAGGCGACCACCGAGGCTCCCCTCAAGGTCAACGTGGCCGCAGCCCAGGGCTACGCCGCGCTCCTGCGCGACCTCCACCAAGCAACAGGGCTCGATGCGCCGATCACACTCGACCAGTTGCTCCGCTTCAACGACGTCCTCGTCCCCGACGAGAGCGACGCGGCCGACGAGACAGCCTGGGCTGCCACACAGCAGGCGCTCGAAGACGCAGCCGCTGCCCTCGAAGCGATGCGCCGCCGGGAAGGCGAAGCGCTCCGCGTCGACCTCGCTGCCCGCGCCGATGTAATCGAAGCCGAGTTGCAGGCTGTGGAGGTGCGCGCGCCCCAGCGCGTCGGGGAGCACCAGGCCACGCTGCGCACGCGCCTCGCTGAACTGCTCGCCGACGACCGCCTCAACCCAGACCGCCTGGAGACTGAGATCGCCATCCTCGCCGACAAGCTCGACGTGACCGAGGAGTGCGTCCGGCTGCACTCGCACCTGGCCGGCTTCCGCGCCGCGCTCGCCTCCGACGAGGCCGTCGGGCGACGACTCAACTTCCTCGCGCAGGAGTTCAACCGCGAGATCAACACCATCGCCTCGAAGGCCAACGACGCCGAGATGGCGGCGCGCGCCGTGACCATGAAGGAGGAGCTGGAGAAGATTCGAGAACAAGTCCAAAACGTCGTATAG
- the coaBC gene encoding bifunctional phosphopantothenoylcysteine decarboxylase/phosphopantothenate--cysteine ligase CoaBC yields MTEGQSLKGKRLLLGVTGSIAAYKAAELVRALKKAGAEVQVLMTRDAARFITPLTLGTLSEREVLVEIFPENATGSWTKHVHLGLWADLFVVAPATATTLSKLAHGVCDSMLTATALSARCPLLVCPAMDHDMWLHPATQRNLGLLREDGVHILDPEHGELASGLIGQGRLPEPNAIAAHVAALLGELEDEAIPQTLAGQTVLVTAGPTREPLDPVRFLSNPSTGTMGYALAAAAAERGADVTLVSGPTTLATPPDVTRIDVTTADEMYAAAMQHSGADLVVAAAAVADYAPTEPSAHKRKKEAETTNEAGEVVLRLRRTPDILAAIGAQKRRGQLLVGFALETQDGFDHARGKLERKHLDWIVLNYANEEGAGFGTGTNRVTLLGRNGAQQALPKASKASIAGAILDALGM; encoded by the coding sequence ATGACCGAAGGCCAGAGCCTGAAGGGTAAGCGCCTCCTCCTCGGTGTTACGGGGAGCATCGCGGCCTACAAGGCGGCGGAGCTCGTCCGCGCCCTCAAGAAGGCCGGAGCCGAGGTGCAGGTGCTCATGACGCGCGACGCGGCGCGGTTCATCACACCGCTCACGCTGGGCACCCTCTCCGAGCGCGAGGTGCTCGTCGAGATCTTCCCCGAGAACGCCACCGGGTCGTGGACCAAGCACGTCCACCTCGGACTGTGGGCCGACCTCTTCGTCGTCGCGCCCGCCACGGCCACGACGCTCTCCAAGCTCGCGCACGGCGTATGCGACTCGATGCTCACGGCGACGGCGCTCTCGGCGCGATGCCCGCTGCTCGTCTGCCCGGCGATGGACCACGACATGTGGCTGCACCCGGCCACGCAGCGCAACCTGGGCCTCCTACGCGAGGACGGCGTACACATCCTTGACCCGGAGCACGGCGAACTCGCCAGCGGCCTCATCGGGCAGGGCCGCCTCCCCGAGCCGAACGCTATCGCCGCGCACGTGGCGGCGCTGCTGGGCGAGCTCGAAGACGAGGCAATCCCGCAGACGCTCGCGGGCCAGACCGTGCTCGTGACGGCGGGGCCGACGCGTGAGCCGCTCGACCCGGTGCGCTTTCTCTCGAATCCGTCCACGGGCACGATGGGCTATGCGCTCGCCGCCGCCGCTGCGGAGCGCGGTGCCGATGTCACGCTTGTGAGCGGTCCGACCACGCTCGCCACGCCGCCCGATGTGACCCGCATCGATGTCACGACCGCCGACGAGATGTACGCTGCCGCGATGCAACATAGCGGGGCCGACCTCGTCGTTGCGGCGGCGGCTGTGGCTGACTACGCCCCCACCGAACCGAGCGCGCATAAGCGCAAGAAGGAAGCGGAGACCACCAACGAAGCCGGGGAGGTTGTGCTGCGACTGCGGCGGACGCCCGACATCCTGGCGGCCATCGGAGCGCAGAAGCGACGCGGCCAACTCCTGGTGGGGTTTGCCTTGGAAACCCAGGACGGCTTTGACCACGCCCGCGGCAAGCTCGAGCGCAAGCACCTGGACTGGATCGTGCTCAACTACGCCAACGAGGAGGGCGCAGGCTTTGGAACCGGTACCAACCGCGTCACGCTCCTGGGGCGCAACGGGGCGCAGCAGGCTCTTCCTAAAGCAAGCAAAGCCAGCATAGCCGGGGCTATTTTAGACGCCCTCGGCATGTAG
- the frr gene encoding ribosome recycling factor produces MIDEHFQLILEEARDGMQKSIEHLAHELGHIRAGRANPAMVEDVRVDAYGSQMPLNQVATINAPQSDLIVIQPWDKSMLGPIERGIMQANLGLNPTNDGVLIRIAIPPLTEERRRDLTKQARSKAEDAKIAVRNVRRGAKDQIGKTFKAESLSEDMRYEAEDRLQKATDEYVGKIDAMADKKEVDIMTV; encoded by the coding sequence ATGATCGACGAACACTTCCAACTCATCCTCGAAGAGGCACGCGATGGGATGCAGAAGTCCATCGAGCACCTCGCGCACGAGCTCGGGCACATCCGCGCGGGCCGCGCCAACCCCGCGATGGTCGAGGACGTGCGTGTGGACGCCTACGGCTCGCAGATGCCGCTCAACCAGGTCGCCACGATCAACGCGCCGCAGTCGGACCTGATCGTGATCCAGCCGTGGGACAAGTCGATGCTCGGCCCTATCGAGCGGGGGATCATGCAGGCCAACCTCGGCCTCAACCCGACCAACGACGGCGTGCTGATCCGCATCGCGATCCCGCCGCTCACGGAGGAGCGTCGCCGCGACCTCACCAAGCAGGCCCGCTCGAAGGCGGAGGACGCCAAGATCGCCGTGCGCAACGTGCGGCGCGGCGCGAAGGACCAGATCGGCAAGACGTTCAAGGCCGAGAGCCTGTCCGAAGACATGCGCTACGAAGCCGAGGACCGGCTTCAGAAAGCCACCGACGAGTACGTCGGCAAGATCGACGCGATGGCCGACAAAAAGGAAGTCGACATCATGACGGTGTAG
- the rplM gene encoding 50S ribosomal protein L13, translating to MDHNSFKTFSAKPAEVERRWLVIDGENQVVGRLAAQVATLLRGKHKPTYTPHVDTGDFVVIVNADKVRFTGKKETAKQYFRHSGYPGGATYTTPKEYRQKKPTFIVENAVRGMLPKTKLGRQMIKKLKVYAGPEHPHDAQQPESFDLNQ from the coding sequence ATGGACCACAATTCGTTCAAGACCTTCAGCGCCAAGCCCGCCGAGGTGGAGCGCCGCTGGCTCGTCATCGACGGCGAGAACCAGGTGGTCGGGCGCCTCGCCGCGCAGGTGGCCACGCTGCTGCGCGGGAAGCACAAGCCGACCTACACCCCCCACGTCGACACCGGCGACTTCGTCGTGATCGTGAACGCCGACAAGGTGCGCTTCACGGGCAAGAAAGAAACCGCCAAGCAGTACTTCCGCCACTCGGGCTATCCCGGCGGCGCGACCTACACGACGCCGAAGGAGTACCGCCAGAAGAAGCCGACCTTCATCGTCGAGAACGCCGTGCGCGGCATGCTGCCCAAGACCAAGCTCGGTCGGCAGATGATCAAGAAGCTCAAGGTCTACGCTGGCCCCGAGCACCCGCACGACGCCCAGCAGCCCGAATCGTTCGACCTCAACCAGTAG
- a CDS encoding sigma-70 family RNA polymerase sigma factor, whose protein sequence is MSSQAHRRALDALCAQLPFLLDAYDEANAAFAAMRAASAGTGAAQTPAAKTVDLWTYAYVLRYYHTKFLREESMGITDIDALVEKAFMRARQNYGRVQDPARFAAWVSKICRNTFLNFLRGSSRRTTALDEDAHLEPSQPEAAEHLDRAVIRHTLNGAIGRLPPSLQEVARRRLLQREAYDAIAEATGRPLASVRTYVNKAISRLREDVAVRALWDEW, encoded by the coding sequence ATGTCCTCCCAGGCCCACCGGCGCGCGCTCGACGCGTTGTGCGCCCAGCTCCCCTTTCTTCTCGACGCCTACGACGAGGCCAACGCCGCCTTCGCCGCCATGCGCGCGGCGTCTGCCGGCACCGGTGCTGCGCAGACGCCCGCGGCCAAGACGGTCGATCTCTGGACCTATGCCTACGTGCTGCGCTACTACCACACGAAGTTCCTCCGCGAGGAATCGATGGGCATCACCGACATCGACGCGCTCGTCGAAAAGGCGTTCATGCGTGCCCGGCAGAACTACGGCCGCGTGCAGGACCCGGCCCGCTTCGCCGCGTGGGTGAGCAAGATCTGCCGCAACACCTTCCTCAACTTCCTCCGCGGTAGCAGCCGTCGAACCACGGCCCTGGACGAGGACGCCCACCTGGAGCCGAGCCAACCGGAGGCCGCCGAGCACCTCGACCGCGCAGTAATCCGCCATACCCTGAATGGTGCCATCGGCCGGTTGCCGCCGTCGCTGCAAGAGGTTGCACGGCGCAGACTGCTTCAGCGCGAGGCCTACGATGCGATTGCCGAAGCAACCGGGAGGCCCCTGGCAAGCGTCCGGACCTACGTGAACAAAGCAATCTCACGGCTGCGCGAGGACGTCGCCGTGCGGGCCCTGTGGGACGAATGGTGA
- the pyrH gene encoding UMP kinase, whose amino-acid sequence MSDAPALRYRRVLLKFSGEALLGDKAFGIDPDVLDHYAAEVKQAVHVGAEIAIVIGGGNIFRGVSPAGRHMASRAHADYMGMLATMINAMALQDALEQQDLDTRLMSAIEMDTIAEPFIRRRAVRHLEKGRVVIFGAGTGHPYFSTDTAASLRAAEVDAEVILKATKVDGVYTADPEKDADARRFATIGGDEVLRRNLRVMDMTAITMAKESSLPLMVFDGTKPGNLLRTLRGEPVGTLVHWTADEPTFASTAV is encoded by the coding sequence ATGTCTGACGCCCCTGCCCTCCGCTATCGCCGCGTGCTCCTCAAGTTCAGCGGCGAGGCGCTCCTCGGCGACAAGGCCTTCGGCATCGACCCCGACGTGCTCGACCACTATGCCGCCGAGGTCAAGCAGGCGGTCCACGTGGGGGCTGAGATCGCCATCGTGATCGGCGGTGGCAACATCTTCCGGGGCGTCTCGCCCGCCGGGCGTCACATGGCCAGCCGCGCCCACGCCGACTACATGGGCATGCTCGCGACGATGATCAACGCGATGGCGCTCCAGGACGCGCTGGAGCAGCAGGACCTCGACACGCGCCTGATGTCGGCCATTGAGATGGACACCATCGCCGAGCCGTTCATCCGCCGCCGCGCCGTACGCCACCTCGAAAAGGGCCGCGTGGTCATCTTCGGCGCGGGCACCGGGCACCCCTACTTCTCGACGGACACCGCCGCGAGCCTCCGCGCTGCCGAGGTGGACGCCGAGGTGATCCTCAAAGCCACGAAGGTCGACGGCGTCTACACGGCTGACCCCGAGAAGGACGCCGACGCGCGCCGCTTCGCCACGATCGGGGGCGACGAGGTGCTTCGCCGCAACCTCCGCGTGATGGACATGACCGCGATCACGATGGCGAAGGAGTCGAGCCTCCCGCTGATGGTCTTCGACGGCACCAAGCCCGGCAACCTGCTCCGCACGCTCCGGGGCGAGCCCGTCGGCACGCTCGTCCACTGGACCGCCGACGAGCCAACGTTTGCGAGTACGGCCGTGTAG
- the rpsI gene encoding 30S ribosomal protein S9, protein MAVSTQYQAIGRRKTSTARVYLRPGTGTVTVNHRPLEQYLPTEIRRKALLAPLDATGTLGQFDVLINVKGGGLSGQAEASQLGIARALVRFNEELRSPLRQGGYLTRDPRMVERKKPGQPKARKQFQFSKR, encoded by the coding sequence ATGGCAGTTTCCACCCAGTACCAGGCCATCGGCCGCCGCAAGACCTCGACGGCGCGCGTCTACCTGCGCCCAGGCACCGGCACCGTGACGGTCAACCACCGTCCGCTAGAGCAATACCTCCCCACCGAGATCCGCCGCAAGGCCCTCCTCGCCCCGCTCGACGCGACGGGCACCCTGGGCCAGTTCGACGTGCTGATCAACGTGAAGGGCGGCGGCCTCTCCGGCCAGGCCGAAGCGTCGCAGCTCGGCATCGCGCGCGCACTCGTGCGGTTCAACGAAGAGCTGCGCAGCCCGCTCCGCCAAGGCGGCTACCTCACGCGTGACCCCCGCATGGTCGAGCGCAAGAAGCCCGGCCAGCCGAAGGCCCGCAAGCAGTTCCAGTTCTCGAAGCGCTAA